TAAATATTGAGAAATGGACCCAAGAGAAGTTGGTGATAAACGTAATGAaaaccaaaatataaaaaaatatgcttTAAGGGAAGGAATAGGatgaaaatcaatttattacagttagttggaaaagaaaaaactcgaTGCAGGAAATTCCGGTGATAGAACAACATGACAATCAATGAACAAAATTGATAGAACAACATGATAGAACAACATGACAATCaatgaacaaaattgaaaataacaaacaaacttATCAGCTTTGGAATGGATACTTTGTTTAATCTGATCTTCTCGCATACGCATTGCCAATGGATCCCGACGAATGCGAATATCAGTCCCCATCATTATGCGaaactctctctctgtttGATTTTGGAACATTTCGATCATTTGGGTATTTTGATCCTCTCCAGTCTCTTCAAAATGTTTTTCTATGGCATCCTTTGAGGTGTCCCTCTTCCAATCTTTGACCCATTCTGAGTAGAATGCTATGGGACCTATTCTTTCCAATCTCTCCTGTTCAGCTTGAAGTCTGAAGAGAGAATCTGcttattattaaaatgttcCTAAACCACAGAGACACACAACAGTCTTGTTCGGCTTGAAGCCCATAAATGTAGAATTTATTTGTTATCAAATTTACCTCAACCAACGACAGTGcacaaaatattttacaagCTTATGTGGTTAGAAAACAAATGGTAAGCACATGAGATTAGAATCAAGAGGCAATTACTGAGCATCAAAATAGAATCCactagcatttttttttaattaaaacataagtCTTAGAAGCTCAAAGGATCCAATAGATTTCCAAATTCCATATATTTTGTCGAGTCTAATGCTgctatgtatgtatgtatgtatagtAAGAAcccaaattttcattgaaaaaatgaaagaatacaagggCATACAAAAGCAAGCCCCAAAAGAAACATAGTCCAACACTAACTACAAAAACAGATTCCATTCCAAGAGAACGAGACCAAtatcataattacaaaatagcCTAGGAATCGACATCCACAAGGAAGCCTAAAACCTAAGAACATCCCAAAGCTCCTCACCCAACTTCTCTATCTCCCAAAAAATCCTATTATTTCTCTCAAGTCAAATACCCCACAGAACCTAGCATGCCATAATTCTTTCTCCTTAAAGTGGTGATTCAAAAGCACTTCCTCCAACAAAGAACGCCCATCTCTACAGAACACCACATTAACCCCAAACGAGCTCCTGCAACGATCCCAAAGGTAGTTTGCAAACTGACATTCCCACAACAAATGGGGGTGCTTTAAGAATATCTTTCAGCTGATAACATTCAGTACACCCTAAACTACTAAATAAGTATgcttcattaaaataaatgaaaacttttgTATCATAATATCACTCAAGCTAGGATAGAATACCTTTCTTCCTTGAAAAGATGTCGCCGAGCCCTGTACAGAGAAGTTTCAGTTAATGTTGGATGTTCACCATAAAGCTTTATCTGCCCGGTCTCTGCCATTGCTTTGAGAAAAACCTACAGATATTGAACAAAGAAGGTCAGTATAAGATCTAAAgccatttttcttcatttaaacGACATCTAGATTTGTCTGTTGCCTAGTCTAATCATTAAACACAAGAAAAATAGATCAAAGAAGAGCGCCTTCAAGGTCATAGATTATTTTTGTgtgtgaaaaaataatttcaccTATAATCGTAATTTACACTGTTTTGCTAGTATGCAAGCATCAAATAGCAGTCGTTGATGCACAAAATATGCGTCTGTAATAACAAACAAGACTTAAGAGGAGACGAGCAACTGGAAATAATCTAGGACTCAAATTCTGTATTTGCACTTTACACTTATGGTGCCCGATATAGCAGCATATTTTGCATCACAAAGCATGTTTTGCATGGAGAGGTTCAAATTCCACTCAACGCAATTAAAGAAGTACATATGCTAAGTTCATTGTTTAaccttcactttttttttttttttttccatatggACTAACCGTTTCAACATCAGCTTTCCTCCTTTGCCACCTAGACCATTGTTCTTTTTCTGGCTTTCTCCAATTCCACCAAAGTTCTTCACTTGTACGAGGCTCCTCTATTGGCTTCTTCTTTTCGGGGTCAATGAATGGGTGAGGGTTTCCAAGCTTTTTGTCTAGATTAAACCCAGTTTCTTCGTCATCAGGTTCTATCTTATAAACAACATACTGCGAAGTAGCATCTTTAGGCTCCTCTATTAAGTCCTCAGAAATGTCAGGGATCTCTGAGTCACTTGAATCTACTTCAGTCACTTCGGATGAATCAGAAGCAACAGCTACTTGTGTTctattcttctttctcctaCTTCCCGGCTTTTGGCCATAGGAAGGAGAGCCCACTGATGCACCGGTTGGCGGGGGAGCCCTTGCAGCTCTAACGCGACTAGCAGTTCCTTCTGGCCAGTATTCTTCTCCTGGAATACTTGCACGTGCCCCTGAAGCTGGTTCAAGCTGCCCAGAAGTTGAGTCCATGTAAACATGGTATGGTGGGCGCTCCACCGATACATCTTCATATGATTCGTCCCCCTTCTCACACTTGATGCAAGGAACCAACTGATTTCTCTGTAGTGATTTTTTCAAAGCATTTCCCACCAGTACTAATCGTACTGGAAATGAACCAACAAATGGTGTCTGGATATTCAACAGAAAATTCATGCGCATTAAGACtgatggaaaaaaaaggatgaGCTAAGACAAAACCATTCTTATACTaggttgaaaaagaaaatttgcaATCATGACATTAATAAACTACAAACCTTTGGGAAATTGGACAAAGGTTTCCCGCCAACACACCCATTAGCATAAAATACTCCCTTCCTTCCTCTATCTGCAATTCAATATCATTGGAATATCAGAAATCAATCACGTTCTTCGCTGACTTATTACAACTAACAGATTCTGTATTGTTAATTAGATCAGCATAAAAGCTGTTAAGCCGTAATCTGGATAATGCTAGCACACCTGGATATAGACATGGAGTAGATAAGGAAGCCATCTCCAACTCAGAAGAAAGCGTAAACAAGCCTGTACACATTTTCTCATTACGATACAATAAAATAGTTCAAAACATGGGgaacaacaagaagaacacCAGGTCATTAGACGATTCGGTTGCAAAATTACACTGATGACTCGACCATATTGAAGCCGGAAAACAATAACATTGCAGAGTGAACAGACAGTTCATCGTCCGTTTAACCAAAATTGAGAGGATATTAACATATAAGTAAAAGAAAGGTGTGGAATGTGAAACTCACAGTTGACAATTGAACAAATACTTCCGGCTGCGGCCAACTCCGGTGCGATTTCTATTGATCTCGCGGGCTCCGGCGGGTTTAAGCTGAGGTTTTTCGGGCTCCTGCAGCCCAGAGAGGCGAAGGAAATGAATTCGACTCAGTTTGAAGTGGATAAGGTTAAAAAGGGTTCGAAATTCGGTTTGTCATCTCGACCCAATTTGTTTAGGTTAAGTTAATAATTTCATCCcattgtttaaattaaatgattcattatttatttatttatttattattattattcaaataaatattcaagcttctaatttttttcgaCAACATAATGAGTATGCTCGAATTAACGATTAAACATTTCAACCCGGCAATTATGTTGTCTAAAGAATAAACTTTGATTTCGCTCTAAACTAGTCGagctatattatttttcacctaaaattgtaatttcCGTACCCTACCATCGAGTTCTCATTATGATTTTACTAATTTGATAACAAATTAAGTTTAATCAATACACAAATTAACTATCGAACATTGTCAAAATTCAAGAGTTCAAAAAAACGTATAATAATGACGAGACGAGTTTTAGCATAACTCAATCTCGTTAAAGACATGTTATTTTGATTGATCTGGAtgtcataaatttgaatctcagtgtttataaaaaacaaattcttttaacactcaaatattaaatataaaccgacaataaaaatatttgttattttttataaataattgatggttcaatttttttttatttatttatcaggtgaaaataaaatagataatatatatattaaattaattttttttaatacttaaaaaatggttggaggttttaaatgtaaaattaaaaatttattagacagagaattaaaattaaaaaatatattaaatattcataaattgcAGTTGATAAACTGCagatctaaaataaataattttggtaGGCAATAATGACCTGTTGACCGGCAAAACTTGGAAAATTAATTCAGATCATTGTCGTTCATTGACCGTTGTTTGGAATCAGACAGTCAATCTATAAatgctaaattaattattttattttaggatTAATTTCCGTGGGCCCTACAGTTACAGCTTGTTATTACTCCATCGTTTTTTGTAAtgtttttaaagattttaaatataaataacataaaatatgatttctaatgaaaataaaacgtTATTttgcaaaatatatatttgttttctaattttttttaattaattcaatttctacaataaaaataaaataaatcacttgaaatgaatttttttgagGGATAAAAATGGGATTAAAATATaagagaaatataaaagattatattatatttggatAAAAGGTGGAAAATTGagtgaaaataatttgattgggCGAGAATATTAAGCAAAATTACATTTGAGTCCTTGAAGGgtgttcttattttcatttcatggGCGACTTCAATCTACCACGACCACGACAGCCTCGTTTTCGGGCCTTTCCGATTTCACGATGTTTATGGGGCTTTCCATTTATGTCTTTCAATCTAAACTTATGGTCAAATTCTTTCCGCCAGGTTGTTCCCCCATTCACTTGATCTTCGGCGATTAATTGGTGTTGCCCAGCCGTGTTCAttggtttcttttgttttctctttccgTCTAGCATTTCCTAAATAGGGTTTGTTCGGACAACATTCAACTAAGATCATAAAAGGAAACGAACCCCGCTGATTTTGGGGTTCTACACCAGTTCTTCATGTTTCCTATTGCAATGTGTTGGTTATTCTGAAATTTTGGTGATTC
This sequence is a window from Cucurbita pepo subsp. pepo cultivar mu-cu-16 chromosome LG19, ASM280686v2, whole genome shotgun sequence. Protein-coding genes within it:
- the LOC111781352 gene encoding protein PLASTID TRANSCRIPTIONALLY ACTIVE 12, chloroplastic, with the protein product MASLSTPCLYPDRGRKGVFYANGCVGGKPLSNFPKTPFVGSFPVRLVLVGNALKKSLQRNQLVPCIKCEKGDESYEDVSVERPPYHVYMDSTSGQLEPASGARASIPGEEYWPEGTASRVRAARAPPPTGASVGSPSYGQKPGSRRKKNRTQVAVASDSSEVTEVDSSDSEIPDISEDLIEEPKDATSQYVVYKIEPDDEETGFNLDKKLGNPHPFIDPEKKKPIEEPRTSEELWWNWRKPEKEQWSRWQRRKADVETVFLKAMAETGQIKLYGEHPTLTETSLYRARRHLFKEERLQAEQERLERIGPIAFYSEWVKDWKRDTSKDAIEKHFEETGEDQNTQMIEMFQNQTEREFRIMMGTDIRIRRDPLAMRMREDQIKQIWGGDPVYPTVNYIQDPNEIIDYRGPDFTEPTPDMLDYLKEHGKIISRTELEEILAKEKNEELEVTDLDDAMSQAIDIGENDDGEDSEVEGDEEAEEKITRNWSVLKSSPHLNKSKGKPKKEDPASLEGAVDDSENLTDFLMDFEEDE